A genomic window from Candidatus Pelagisphaera phototrophica includes:
- a CDS encoding IS3 family transposase: protein MDQSMSGKGNCYDNACCESFFCSLKRELMPDSGYFETRREALVAIFQHIEGFYNSRCKHASLGNLSPVQFQELLYNL, encoded by the coding sequence ATGGATCAGTCGATGTCTGGCAAAGGTAACTGCTATGACAATGCCTGCTGTGAAAGCTTCTTTTGCTCTCTCAAGCGCGAACTAATGCCAGATAGCGGCTATTTTGAAACTCGGCGTGAAGCCCTAGTAGCCATTTTCCAACATATCGAGGGCTTCTACAACTCAAGGTGCAAGCACGCATCACTAGGCAATCTATCACCAGTGCAGTTTCAAGAGCTACTCTACAACCTTTAA
- a CDS encoding FkbM family methyltransferase, which produces MKLIFDIGSNNGDDIPYYLHKSDIVVAVEANPNLCEIISKRFKSEIRDKRLFIENAVITDSNEEKTNFYISKISHVISSIFPPSNKNLDNWEQIKIKTISCNDLLEKYGKPDYIKIDIEGADKIFLLQLHEAKYKPKYISAESHQLDILCTLSEKFGYKSFKLVKGCSVSDTYGKTKIFSKYLNRYIYYNFPFHSAGPFGNDINGNWYDRDSLLILLAIEKLGWIDIHATTESKGKKIGFSKIIYIMGLAILKKRLAIINNRFIKKILWD; this is translated from the coding sequence ATGAAATTAATTTTTGACATCGGTAGTAATAATGGTGATGACATTCCATATTATCTCCATAAGTCTGATATAGTTGTTGCTGTTGAGGCAAATCCTAATTTATGCGAAATAATTTCCAAAAGATTCAAATCGGAAATCAGAGATAAAAGATTATTTATTGAAAATGCAGTTATTACTGATTCTAATGAAGAAAAAACAAATTTTTATATTTCTAAAATAAGTCATGTTATATCAAGTATCTTTCCTCCAAGTAATAAGAATTTAGACAACTGGGAGCAAATTAAAATAAAGACTATTTCATGCAATGACCTTTTAGAAAAATATGGTAAACCTGACTATATAAAAATTGATATTGAAGGTGCTGATAAAATATTCCTTTTGCAACTGCATGAGGCTAAATACAAGCCTAAATATATTTCTGCAGAAAGCCATCAATTAGATATTCTTTGTACCTTGTCTGAGAAATTTGGATATAAGTCTTTTAAACTTGTTAAAGGTTGTAGTGTTAGTGATACTTATGGGAAAACGAAAATTTTCTCAAAATATTTGAATAGGTATATTTATTACAATTTTCCTTTTCATTCGGCTGGACCATTTGGCAATGATATAAACGGAAATTGGTATGATAGGGATTCTTTATTAATTTTATTAGCAATAGAAAAACTTGGTTGGATAGATATTCACGCGACAACTGAATCTAAAGGAAAAAAAATAGGTTTTTCTAAAATAATATATATTATGGGACTTGCTATCCTAAAAAAAAGACTTGCTATTATAAATAATAGGTTCATAAAAAAAATTTTATGGGATTAG
- a CDS encoding sulfotransferase domain-containing protein: MKNVIIVGYPKSGNTWLTRLTAELINCPVGGFLYSDKKEIAIEGSQRNSEFKVFKSHHQLHEVTEADLKSSKLIYLIRDPRDISVSGRNFFSIQLLSMLNWTRGAILRKMLNLGIKIINHVYRKLAMKRMMNRAILSGNKNINHWCRISWKQHLAPYLQNENVLKVKYESVLKEPVKESKRILDFLGIDKEEQEIKQAIQNQSFSHVKKKFNEQNEIGKANFLRKGKAQQWKTIFSKRENQIFLNSLHKELAGLGYDFD; this comes from the coding sequence ATGAAAAATGTAATTATTGTCGGATACCCCAAAAGTGGGAATACCTGGCTCACAAGACTCACCGCGGAATTGATTAATTGTCCGGTAGGAGGATTCCTGTATTCGGACAAAAAAGAAATTGCCATAGAAGGTTCGCAAAGGAACAGCGAATTTAAGGTGTTCAAAAGCCACCATCAACTTCACGAAGTAACCGAGGCGGATTTGAAATCTTCCAAACTGATCTATCTGATTAGAGATCCTCGTGACATTTCCGTTAGTGGGAGAAATTTCTTTTCCATTCAACTTTTATCCATGCTAAACTGGACAAGAGGCGCGATCCTGAGAAAAATGCTTAATCTCGGTATTAAGATCATTAATCATGTATATCGGAAATTGGCCATGAAAAGAATGATGAATAGAGCGATATTATCAGGAAATAAAAATATAAATCATTGGTGCAGGATTTCCTGGAAGCAGCATTTGGCACCCTACCTTCAAAATGAGAACGTGTTAAAAGTTAAATATGAATCTGTGTTAAAAGAACCTGTTAAAGAATCTAAGAGAATATTAGATTTTTTAGGAATAGATAAAGAGGAACAAGAGATCAAGCAGGCCATTCAAAACCAATCATTTTCACATGTGAAGAAGAAGTTCAATGAGCAGAATGAAATTGGCAAAGCCAACTTCCTAAGAAAGGGAAAAGCACAACAATGGAAAACCATTTTTTCAAAAAGAGAGAACCAAATCTTTCTTAACTCCCTGCACAAAGAATTGGCAGGCTTAGGCTACGATTTCGATTAA
- a CDS encoding glycosyl transferase family 90 — protein sequence MIKKCVKKLLIKNRFRIAYSHIPDSSNFLTYKKNRARRKTRIYSNWDFRAESYIHLLDETINFCEELRGRNFDIRLFASDKPPAKEYCSERSINLCSIGECGHQHYRLFSDFVFDRWPETGIDDYSVFTKELSETKERSITNEKLFWIGANLCKSREKAYEISKGNDLLDINFIDWSKVDPLTGKPIGFQEMSDLAQNLALLDLEGVGYSGRTKLLLFIGRPVVIQQPKYKEFWFDDLEPWVNYIPLKHDLSDLSEIASWIKSNSLEALKIGEKGRAFAIENLSREKAIEYNRETLLNILGDL from the coding sequence ATGATAAAAAAGTGCGTAAAGAAATTGCTGATTAAAAATCGTTTTCGAATCGCTTACTCGCATATTCCTGATAGTTCTAATTTTCTAACTTATAAAAAAAACAGGGCTAGAAGAAAAACAAGAATCTATAGTAATTGGGATTTCAGGGCTGAATCATATATTCATTTACTGGATGAAACTATCAATTTCTGTGAAGAGTTAAGGGGGAGGAATTTTGACATAAGGTTATTTGCATCTGATAAACCGCCAGCCAAAGAGTATTGTAGTGAGCGTTCTATTAACTTGTGTTCTATAGGAGAATGCGGGCATCAGCATTACAGGCTATTTTCAGATTTTGTATTTGATAGATGGCCAGAAACTGGGATTGATGACTATAGTGTGTTTACTAAAGAGCTCAGTGAAACTAAAGAGCGTTCAATTACAAATGAGAAGCTATTTTGGATAGGAGCTAATTTATGCAAATCAAGGGAGAAAGCTTATGAGATTTCAAAGGGTAATGATTTACTAGACATTAACTTTATCGATTGGAGCAAGGTTGACCCATTAACTGGGAAGCCTATTGGCTTCCAGGAAATGAGTGATTTAGCGCAGAATTTAGCGTTACTTGATCTGGAAGGAGTTGGTTATTCTGGTAGAACAAAGCTTCTTTTATTTATTGGGAGGCCAGTTGTTATACAACAACCAAAATACAAGGAATTTTGGTTTGATGATCTAGAACCTTGGGTAAATTACATTCCATTAAAGCATGACTTATCGGACTTGAGTGAAATAGCATCATGGATTAAGAGCAATTCACTTGAAGCTCTGAAGATTGGTGAAAAAGGAAGGGCTTTTGCTATTGAAAATCTAAGTAGAGAGAAGGCTATCGAATATAACCGAGAAACTCTATTGAATATATTGGGTGATCTATAG
- a CDS encoding AAA family ATPase yields the protein MSEQANIEKGEAIVERIHSAREQIFSELHKIIIGQNEVLEQMVIGLLTGGHCLLTGVPGLGKTLLVRSIAETFSLAFKRIQFTPDMMPADIIGSEIVDENPATGKRTFRFVEGPIFANIVLADEINRTPPKTQAALLEAMEERQLTAAGETHSLPPPFFVLATQNPIELEGTYPLPEAQLDRFLLNVYMDYLPKEDEASMVASTTSLKSERPQAIFSGEEIIELQKLTRQVPVAMEVVNYAVDLVSATRPTLTDTSPLAKEKIKWGAGSRASQALVLAAKARALLEGRYTVAIEDIQALALPVLRHRIIPSFNAVAEGTTSKEIIEELLELVKA from the coding sequence ATGTCAGAACAAGCGAATATTGAAAAAGGAGAAGCGATCGTTGAACGGATTCATTCGGCGAGGGAGCAGATCTTTTCCGAATTGCATAAGATCATTATTGGTCAGAACGAGGTGCTTGAGCAGATGGTCATTGGCTTGTTGACCGGAGGGCATTGCCTGCTCACGGGGGTTCCCGGTTTGGGAAAGACGCTGCTAGTGCGGAGTATCGCGGAAACGTTCTCGCTGGCCTTTAAGCGTATCCAGTTTACGCCGGATATGATGCCGGCGGATATCATCGGCTCGGAAATCGTGGACGAGAATCCGGCGACGGGGAAGCGGACGTTTCGTTTCGTCGAGGGTCCGATCTTTGCCAATATCGTGCTGGCGGATGAAATTAACCGTACGCCGCCTAAGACTCAGGCGGCGTTGCTGGAGGCGATGGAAGAACGCCAACTGACGGCGGCCGGGGAAACTCACTCGCTGCCACCCCCGTTTTTTGTTCTGGCGACTCAGAATCCGATCGAGCTGGAGGGCACCTATCCATTACCGGAGGCACAGTTGGACCGCTTTCTCTTGAATGTTTATATGGATTACCTGCCAAAGGAGGACGAGGCCAGTATGGTCGCGTCGACTACCTCCTTGAAAAGTGAGCGTCCCCAAGCGATTTTTTCTGGGGAGGAGATTATCGAGCTGCAGAAGCTGACCCGGCAGGTGCCCGTGGCTATGGAGGTGGTAAACTACGCGGTGGATCTGGTTTCGGCGACCCGCCCTACATTAACGGATACCAGTCCCTTGGCCAAGGAGAAGATCAAGTGGGGTGCGGGCTCGCGAGCGTCCCAAGCGTTGGTACTGGCGGCGAAAGCCCGGGCCTTGCTGGAAGGGCGCTACACAGTGGCGATTGAAGATATTCAGGCTTTGGCATTACCGGTGCTGCGTCATCGAATCATCCCGAGCTTTAATGCAGTAGCCGAAGGAACCACCTCGAAAGAGATTATCGAAGAATTGCTGGAGTTAGTGAAAGCGTGA
- a CDS encoding BatA domain-containing protein yields the protein MLSFLNPVLLFGLAGLAIPILIHLVNRQRAVPLRFSSIRFIKRTTLQQKNRRSLTDLLLLLLRLAFLAAVIIALAGPRWEPEPEGLQAGNEIEETVIFVVDASSSLSGWGGWEESMSTFRTQLAAFPDDTEVGLVVFGKGVLAELAPTLNRSLVENTLLTMYPEQTEGVPGLGIKRALELLGSAPGRRIVVLSDFQLSTWQSDMLPDIDSGTRIDFVGVGNFDQPNFSILSVDSFASREGGTRLVARVKNDSPEPAEIPVRLQVRGAELEEVTRFSPGQIQPVAFKVAEGSGTEGRLFLPEDAYLKDNEYRLWMGPTPSTNVLVVIPFEAEPEKLDEADFVSKALSVEILGGANQYFVSGSDVSVDIGALIGKVDALYLAGSVPYFSEEQMEDLQRYLEAGGTAFVTPGKMAAKQHQKLREQGLSEMTYVGRSKSTAERVVPHHVGWINPDSDLGKLFDEEAAVDLYQMGINRYTRFRAGEGAEVLLRSEDGDPLFVRERVGKGTLLTSAWSWDARSSDLPLRFSFLPLLRESLAGAMGDKEGTIRLKCGDLLSPEYLPEGASPSDSEYYLLTVEPNVFVLNNTPFEVNVSRVESVSQRAVLSDLRAQLFQNAKIVSTLESDSALDLNIRSLWLYFVMAATLLYLIETILSGYIDSRSSHEAHA from the coding sequence ATGTTGAGCTTTTTAAATCCAGTGCTGCTTTTTGGCTTAGCAGGCCTTGCGATCCCCATATTGATTCATCTGGTGAATCGCCAAAGGGCGGTGCCACTTCGCTTTTCCAGTATCCGGTTTATAAAGCGTACGACTTTGCAGCAGAAGAACCGCCGTTCATTGACCGATCTTTTACTGCTGCTGCTGCGTTTAGCGTTTCTGGCGGCAGTGATTATCGCCTTGGCAGGGCCTCGGTGGGAGCCGGAACCAGAAGGGCTGCAAGCGGGCAATGAGATTGAAGAGACGGTTATCTTCGTGGTCGATGCATCGAGCAGTCTTTCTGGTTGGGGAGGTTGGGAAGAGTCAATGTCGACCTTTCGAACCCAATTGGCCGCGTTTCCTGATGACACTGAGGTGGGACTAGTTGTGTTTGGAAAGGGAGTGCTGGCGGAATTGGCTCCGACTCTTAATCGGTCCCTCGTTGAGAACACGCTTCTGACGATGTATCCCGAGCAGACAGAAGGAGTCCCCGGGTTGGGAATCAAGAGAGCGTTGGAATTGCTGGGATCAGCACCAGGGCGACGAATCGTGGTCCTATCGGATTTTCAGCTTTCCACGTGGCAATCGGATATGTTGCCGGATATCGACTCGGGCACGCGTATCGACTTTGTGGGGGTAGGAAATTTCGATCAGCCGAACTTTTCGATTTTATCGGTCGATTCCTTCGCTAGTCGCGAAGGGGGAACACGATTGGTTGCGAGGGTGAAGAACGACAGTCCGGAGCCGGCGGAGATTCCGGTTCGCTTGCAGGTGCGTGGGGCTGAATTGGAGGAAGTAACCCGATTCTCGCCCGGACAGATCCAACCGGTAGCCTTTAAAGTCGCAGAAGGGAGTGGCACGGAAGGAAGGCTTTTCTTGCCGGAGGACGCTTATCTTAAGGATAATGAATACAGGCTTTGGATGGGCCCGACTCCCTCGACCAATGTGCTCGTGGTCATCCCGTTTGAGGCGGAACCCGAAAAACTCGATGAGGCGGATTTCGTTTCCAAGGCATTGAGTGTTGAGATACTCGGGGGCGCGAATCAATATTTCGTTAGTGGGTCGGACGTCTCGGTGGATATCGGAGCCTTGATTGGGAAGGTCGATGCACTTTATCTGGCAGGCAGTGTTCCCTATTTTAGCGAGGAGCAGATGGAAGATCTTCAGCGTTATCTGGAAGCGGGAGGTACGGCCTTTGTCACTCCCGGAAAGATGGCGGCGAAGCAGCACCAGAAACTGCGTGAACAAGGGCTGAGCGAAATGACTTATGTTGGGCGGTCGAAAAGCACGGCCGAAAGGGTTGTACCTCATCATGTTGGCTGGATAAACCCAGATTCCGATTTGGGGAAACTCTTCGATGAGGAAGCAGCTGTGGATTTATACCAGATGGGGATTAATAGATACACCCGCTTCCGAGCCGGGGAAGGGGCTGAAGTCTTGTTGCGATCCGAGGATGGCGATCCGCTATTCGTGAGAGAGCGAGTTGGAAAAGGGACCTTGCTCACGAGCGCTTGGTCTTGGGATGCCCGTTCGAGTGACCTGCCGCTTCGCTTTTCGTTCTTGCCCTTGCTGCGGGAAAGCTTGGCGGGGGCGATGGGCGATAAGGAAGGAACGATCCGGCTAAAATGCGGGGACCTGCTGTCGCCTGAGTACCTACCGGAAGGCGCGTCTCCGTCCGATTCCGAGTACTATTTGCTCACTGTGGAGCCAAACGTGTTTGTGTTGAACAACACGCCTTTCGAGGTGAATGTTTCGCGGGTGGAATCCGTCTCGCAACGTGCGGTTTTGAGCGATTTGCGTGCTCAGCTTTTTCAAAATGCAAAGATCGTTTCCACGTTGGAATCTGATAGTGCGCTCGATCTGAATATCCGTTCGCTTTGGCTTTATTTCGTTATGGCGGCGACGCTCCTTTATTTGATAGAAACCATATTATCTGGATACATCGACTCTCGATCCTCTCATGAAGCCCACGCCTGA
- a CDS encoding alpha/beta fold hydrolase, with product MTTSKKLWFGCFMLGIVGCATMSAANRKNITFRYLNSNGIQMHVAEQGEGPLIILCHGFPETWYSWRHQIPALAEAGFHVVAPDQRGYGKTDKPHEIEAYNIFKLTGDIIGLVNALDKKEAIIIGHDWGAPVAYYSSLLRPDIFKALVLLSVPYSPLPRGEGAVPPIQAAKTAGEANGTEFYQVTFQDPIRTEEIFDQDPRSFLTSALIGASGDAPPDSQWNPWSSPGQRQARTQSPVPSKLPDWLTEADLDFYTLQFEASGFRGGLNWYRNIDFNWLHTGFLMDAKISQPTLFIAGELDGVLKFRGDAYERLEEHVPRLSKKVIIPGEGHWIQQENPQEVNRLILEFLKELR from the coding sequence ATGACAACTTCAAAAAAACTATGGTTCGGATGTTTCATGCTCGGTATAGTCGGATGTGCGACCATGTCGGCGGCAAATAGGAAGAACATAACATTTCGATACTTGAATTCCAATGGCATCCAGATGCATGTAGCCGAACAGGGAGAGGGGCCTTTGATCATCCTCTGTCATGGCTTCCCGGAAACCTGGTATTCGTGGAGGCACCAGATTCCCGCACTGGCCGAGGCCGGATTCCACGTCGTTGCCCCGGATCAGCGCGGCTACGGTAAAACCGACAAGCCTCACGAAATTGAAGCGTATAACATATTCAAGCTCACAGGTGACATCATCGGTCTAGTGAATGCCTTGGACAAGAAGGAGGCTATCATTATCGGCCATGACTGGGGCGCTCCAGTGGCTTACTACAGCTCCCTCCTGCGGCCGGATATCTTCAAGGCGTTGGTGCTCCTGAGTGTGCCTTACTCGCCTCTACCTCGAGGCGAAGGTGCGGTTCCACCCATCCAAGCTGCGAAAACGGCTGGGGAGGCAAACGGGACAGAATTTTATCAAGTTACCTTTCAGGACCCGATTCGCACTGAGGAGATTTTTGACCAAGACCCCAGGAGCTTTCTCACCTCCGCGTTGATCGGTGCTTCGGGGGACGCGCCGCCCGATAGCCAATGGAATCCATGGTCAAGCCCCGGTCAAAGACAAGCGAGAACACAATCGCCGGTACCCTCAAAACTCCCCGATTGGCTCACGGAAGCGGATTTGGATTTCTATACTCTCCAATTTGAAGCGTCCGGTTTTCGTGGCGGACTGAATTGGTATCGCAACATTGATTTCAATTGGCTTCACACCGGCTTCCTCATGGACGCCAAGATATCACAGCCAACCCTGTTCATCGCCGGGGAACTCGACGGCGTCCTCAAATTCAGGGGGGACGCCTATGAGCGGCTTGAGGAACATGTGCCACGCCTTTCCAAAAAGGTCATCATTCCAGGTGAAGGGCATTGGATCCAGCAGGAGAATCCGCAAGAAGTGAACCGACTCATTCTAGAGTTCCTGAAGGAGCTGAGATAG
- a CDS encoding glycosyltransferase family 2 protein, which translates to MNVIIAMAGEGSRFSEIGILEPKHLIQARGKTLFEWALLSLENFFDGHFIFITREHHAAAAFISEKCRAHGLKSFSIHELDYLTKGQADTVLAAEDRISDPDEEIIIYNIDTYVEPEQLQPGLITGDGWIPAFEAEGDRWSFVKTEEDLRVVDIAEKVKISNRGTIGLYYFKTFNLFRKLYRDHLFDHGNEHYIAPIYRGLIDDPNASVYTHMIDTEKVHVLGTPEDIRQFDPEFGRLIGNSIVPI; encoded by the coding sequence ATGAACGTGATCATCGCCATGGCTGGAGAGGGAAGCCGATTCAGCGAAATCGGCATCCTCGAGCCCAAGCACCTGATTCAGGCAAGGGGAAAGACCCTCTTTGAATGGGCCCTTCTGAGCCTGGAGAACTTTTTCGATGGCCACTTCATCTTCATCACCCGCGAGCATCACGCCGCCGCGGCTTTCATCTCGGAAAAGTGCCGGGCCCATGGATTAAAGAGCTTCTCAATCCACGAGCTCGATTATCTGACCAAGGGCCAGGCCGATACCGTCCTGGCGGCCGAAGACCGGATCTCTGATCCCGACGAAGAGATCATCATCTACAACATCGACACCTACGTCGAACCGGAGCAATTGCAGCCCGGCTTAATCACGGGCGATGGCTGGATACCGGCCTTTGAAGCCGAAGGCGACCGGTGGAGCTTCGTCAAAACGGAAGAGGATCTAAGGGTGGTGGACATCGCCGAGAAGGTGAAGATCAGTAATCGGGGGACCATCGGCCTCTACTACTTCAAGACCTTCAATCTCTTCCGGAAACTCTACCGCGACCATCTCTTCGATCACGGCAACGAGCACTATATCGCCCCGATCTATCGTGGCTTGATCGATGATCCGAATGCCTCCGTATACACTCACATGATCGACACTGAAAAGGTCCACGTGCTGGGCACCCCCGAAGATATCCGACAATTCGATCCCGAATTCGGCCGGTTGATAGGAAATTCAATTGTTCCGATTTGA
- a CDS encoding FkbM family methyltransferase yields the protein MSKLTHRLKRAWYRHTIRNVPQLSISQERLKEEGYSSQYGQDKYINETFFKGKQNGVFVDIGANDGVSLSNTVFFEKVLKWDGLAIEPLPSAFEKLQANRECTAVNACVNDVDGEVNFMAVDGYAEMLSGIIDRYDDRHIARIKRENEKHGGSATQITVPGYRLSTLLRDTPFKVIDYMNIDTEGSEFDILQSIDFETIRIDFITVENNYYDGRLRRYLDKCGYDLVAKVGDEIYSRRESM from the coding sequence ATGTCTAAACTTACTCATCGACTAAAAAGGGCTTGGTATCGGCATACAATTCGTAATGTACCACAATTGAGCATTTCCCAGGAAAGGCTTAAAGAAGAGGGGTATTCTAGCCAATATGGGCAGGATAAATATATTAACGAAACATTCTTCAAGGGAAAACAAAACGGCGTATTTGTTGATATAGGTGCTAACGATGGGGTATCTTTGAGTAATACAGTCTTTTTTGAAAAAGTTCTTAAGTGGGATGGGCTTGCGATTGAACCACTACCTAGTGCTTTTGAGAAATTGCAAGCAAACCGCGAATGCACAGCTGTTAACGCTTGTGTAAATGATGTCGATGGTGAGGTGAATTTTATGGCAGTAGATGGTTACGCGGAGATGCTTAGTGGTATAATTGACCGCTATGATGATCGGCACATTGCTCGGATCAAGCGTGAGAACGAAAAGCATGGTGGCAGTGCTACTCAGATCACCGTTCCCGGTTATCGATTATCTACTTTGCTCAGAGATACTCCCTTTAAGGTAATCGATTATATGAATATTGATACGGAAGGAAGCGAGTTTGATATTCTACAGAGTATTGATTTTGAGACGATACGTATCGATTTTATTACTGTAGAAAATAATTATTATGATGGTCGGTTACGACGTTATTTGGATAAATGTGGCTACGATCTCGTCGCAAAAGTCGGGGATGAAATTTATTCTAGGCGCGAGAGCATGTGA
- a CDS encoding DUF58 domain-containing protein encodes MTVSQQDLLDPAYLASLKDFQLMSRVAVDGFMAGIHHSHSHGAGMEFLQYRNYSQGEDLKYLDWKVLAKSDKLYTKVYQEETNMNCYFVLDTSASMHYQGSRSACSKLHYACIVAACIAQLASRQGDNVGLFAYSDELHESVETGGRLGQVDRILQAMIRLRPSGEAQHESMLRSFLHHFKTRGTVIYISDMLEGEDVLPKLLRNFRINKSDCLAIQILDSDELDLPQNRVTRYLDSEVEGEVTTYPETARADYEERMGTFLERLKKGLAQSQVDFLQLVSTDSVGVSLAKYFDHRGRTRSC; translated from the coding sequence ATGACGGTTTCCCAACAGGATTTGCTTGATCCCGCTTACTTGGCGTCGCTGAAAGATTTTCAGCTGATGTCACGGGTGGCCGTGGACGGGTTTATGGCGGGGATTCACCATAGCCACTCCCATGGAGCTGGCATGGAGTTCCTGCAATACCGGAACTATTCTCAAGGGGAAGACTTGAAGTACCTGGATTGGAAGGTTCTGGCGAAGTCGGATAAACTCTATACCAAGGTCTATCAAGAAGAGACCAATATGAATTGCTACTTCGTTCTGGATACGAGTGCGTCGATGCATTATCAAGGAAGTCGATCCGCGTGCTCGAAACTCCACTACGCTTGTATCGTCGCTGCTTGTATCGCGCAGTTGGCGTCACGGCAGGGGGACAATGTAGGGCTGTTCGCTTATAGTGATGAATTGCATGAAAGCGTTGAAACGGGAGGGCGTTTGGGACAGGTCGATCGTATCCTTCAGGCAATGATACGTTTGAGGCCATCAGGGGAGGCGCAGCACGAGTCGATGCTGCGGTCGTTTCTGCACCATTTCAAAACGCGCGGGACGGTGATCTATATCTCCGACATGCTGGAGGGAGAGGACGTTCTTCCAAAACTGTTGAGAAATTTTCGAATAAACAAGAGTGATTGCCTGGCCATCCAGATTTTGGATTCGGACGAATTGGACCTTCCTCAGAATCGCGTGACGCGCTATCTGGATAGCGAGGTGGAGGGGGAGGTGACGACCTATCCGGAAACGGCCCGTGCGGACTATGAGGAGCGAATGGGGACATTCCTTGAGCGTTTAAAAAAGGGCTTGGCCCAGTCGCAAGTGGATTTTCTTCAGTTGGTGAGCACGGATTCAGTGGGAGTGAGTCTGGCAAAATACTTTGATCATCGGGGTCGCACTAGATCATGTTGA
- a CDS encoding DDE-type integrase/transposase/recombinase, translated as MTYIRTKEGWLYLAVVMDLFSRTIIGHQTASAMPAEIVTRSLEQGVSD; from the coding sequence ATCACCTACATTAGAACCAAAGAAGGCTGGCTCTATCTTGCTGTTGTTATGGATCTCTTCTCACGCACAATCATTGGCCATCAGACAGCTTCTGCTATGCCAGCAGAAATAGTAACGAGGAGCTTGGAGCAAGGGGTATCGGATTGA
- a CDS encoding HAD hydrolase family protein, whose product MIQKENVIVIDLDGTLCEIKRRDQDYFDVAPKEEIVAKLKEYRQQGFYIIIQTARNMRTFEGNLGRINAVTLKTIFAWLDQHDIPYDEVLPGRPWCGSNGFYVDDRTIRPDEFINLSLEEIEKITQ is encoded by the coding sequence ATGATTCAAAAAGAAAACGTCATCGTCATCGATCTGGACGGCACTCTGTGCGAGATCAAACGCAGGGACCAGGACTACTTCGATGTCGCCCCCAAGGAAGAGATCGTCGCCAAGTTGAAAGAGTACCGGCAACAAGGCTTCTATATCATCATCCAGACCGCACGAAACATGCGGACTTTCGAAGGCAACCTGGGGAGGATCAATGCGGTGACCCTCAAGACCATCTTTGCGTGGCTGGATCAGCACGACATTCCCTACGACGAAGTGCTCCCGGGCCGGCCCTGGTGCGGATCCAACGGATTCTACGTCGATGACAGGACCATTCGCCCCGATGAGTTCATCAACCTGTCGCTGGAGGAGATCGAGAAGATCACCCAATGA
- a CDS encoding YdhR family protein, translating into MKDRLSKLSVLVVSCKYDLREDNDLIELSKDEDMLKIWSTIPGLGVKLALANPEENEYGGVHLFEDAAALEAFLASPILKEWVEHPDVSELKFKKYQVLPDFTQKTIKPNYLSGDFINDLAPKN; encoded by the coding sequence GTGAAAGACCGATTGTCCAAGCTAAGTGTTTTGGTGGTCAGCTGCAAATATGATTTGAGAGAAGACAACGACTTAATTGAACTCAGCAAAGATGAAGACATGCTGAAGATCTGGAGCACGATTCCTGGGCTCGGGGTTAAACTTGCATTAGCGAATCCTGAGGAAAATGAATACGGTGGGGTTCACCTGTTTGAAGATGCTGCTGCATTGGAGGCGTTCCTGGCTTCTCCGATTCTCAAAGAGTGGGTTGAGCATCCTGACGTGAGTGAGCTTAAGTTTAAAAAATACCAAGTCTTGCCAGATTTTACTCAGAAGACTATCAAGCCTAATTATCTCAGTGGGGATTTCATTAACGATCTAGCACCAAAAAATTAG